One Actinomadura viridis genomic region harbors:
- a CDS encoding DNA polymerase III subunit alpha encodes MHLHVASSFSLRYGVAPPRALAERAAEMGMETLALTDRDGLYGAVKHVQSCRASGLRPVLGADLVLAAAPPPEGPAPASRRAPRGASGAAGDRIVVLATGRTGWGSLCRLVTAAHMAGVRGAPAVTRELVGAHAAGLVVLLGPRSDVGRAVAERRPDLAAARLAAWRETAEVAVEIVDHFDRGDGHRAARMFDLAREAGVPAVLGNAVRYLDPADYPVAQVLDVARELVPLHRRHLEDRTGHAYLKSVPEMRKVAELACGPEAAVALLEETRRLSERCALDPGHDLGMDRVHLPDAGDDPYGTLVARCGEGLARRGLDRSAEAARRLEHELGIIARKGLAAYFLTVADAAALIRSLGIRCAIRGSGAGSLVNHLLGIGDVDPLRHDLVMERFLADSRPGLPDIDLDVESARRLEAYRALFDRYGGDNVACVSMMETYRARSAIRDVGGAVGLPPAEIDAIAKAFPHVRARQIRAALHDLPELRQSNLAQGRLEVLFRIAERLDGLPRHIAMHPCGVLLSNATLRDRTPVERSMLDFPMSQFDKEDVEAMGLLKLDVLGVRMQSAMAHAVAEIDRAEGTRLELEALPHDDTATYDMICSSRTLGCFQIESPGQRELVGKLQPRTLGDLVIDISLFRPGPVNSDMVTPFLDARHGRREPAYPHPDLVDALGESQGVVVFHEQVLRVLDTMTGCGLSDAEAARRALGDEAGQAEVGAWFRESALARGYDEATVAAVWRTLTAFGAFGFCKAHAASFALPTYQSAWLKRHHPAAFYAGVLTHDPGMYPKRVILDDARHFGVPILPLDVNRSAVSWHIEPVSEGGATAAPAPPAAPARPFGPVAVPDGGAGRGDGDGPGDVFGDVLEGAGRFGIRVALSEVRGISEAEMGRIVAERPYASLTDFWRRARVSRPIAERLVLAGGFDALYGIGAGPVRAAGEPSRRDLLCRVGALERSPARPGGDVIEGQLPLDDGDGVGEAGAGAGPGDALRGGTRAGAAALERIPVGELPPMTAGEMVEAELMILGMDVSRHVLTFYDRLLERLGVVRARELPGRASGEELLVAGVKVATQTPAVRSGQRVIFATLDDATGPVDLAFFESVQDRCAATVFGSWLLVARGRLRRLGARAVSLTALDCWDLPALDEAWRDGGDDALRRAMAPVRRGEPPRTAGRRLMYPSGFAMSPYADIGHAGEAVKRPPARLWHASGGSSGPTRPA; translated from the coding sequence GTGCACCTGCATGTCGCCTCGTCCTTCTCGCTGCGGTACGGCGTCGCGCCGCCGCGGGCGCTCGCCGAGCGCGCGGCCGAGATGGGGATGGAGACCCTGGCCCTCACGGACCGCGACGGGCTGTACGGCGCGGTCAAGCACGTCCAGAGCTGCCGGGCCAGCGGGCTGCGTCCCGTCCTCGGCGCCGACCTGGTCCTGGCCGCCGCGCCCCCGCCCGAGGGGCCCGCGCCCGCTTCCCGGAGGGCGCCGCGGGGAGCGTCCGGGGCGGCCGGCGACCGGATCGTCGTCCTGGCGACCGGGCGCACCGGCTGGGGTTCGCTGTGCCGCCTGGTCACGGCCGCCCACATGGCGGGCGTGCGCGGCGCCCCGGCCGTGACCCGGGAGCTGGTCGGCGCCCACGCCGCCGGGCTGGTGGTGCTGCTGGGGCCGCGCTCGGACGTGGGCCGGGCCGTCGCCGAACGCCGCCCCGACCTGGCCGCCGCGCGGCTGGCGGCCTGGCGGGAGACGGCGGAGGTCGCCGTCGAGATCGTCGACCACTTCGACCGGGGCGACGGGCACCGCGCGGCGCGGATGTTCGACCTCGCCCGCGAGGCCGGGGTGCCGGCGGTGCTGGGCAACGCGGTGCGCTACCTCGACCCGGCCGACTACCCCGTGGCCCAGGTCCTCGACGTGGCGCGCGAGCTGGTGCCGCTGCACCGCCGCCACCTGGAGGACCGCACCGGCCACGCCTACCTGAAGTCGGTCCCGGAGATGCGCAAGGTCGCGGAGCTGGCCTGCGGGCCGGAGGCGGCGGTCGCGCTGCTGGAGGAGACCCGGCGGCTGTCGGAGCGCTGCGCCCTCGACCCCGGCCACGATCTCGGCATGGACCGCGTGCACCTGCCCGACGCGGGCGACGACCCGTACGGGACGCTGGTGGCGCGGTGCGGGGAGGGGCTTGCCCGGCGCGGCCTGGACCGGTCGGCCGAGGCGGCGCGGCGGCTGGAGCACGAGCTGGGCATCATCGCCCGCAAGGGGCTGGCCGCCTACTTCCTGACCGTGGCCGACGCGGCGGCGCTGATCCGTTCGCTGGGCATCCGGTGCGCGATCCGCGGCTCGGGCGCCGGCAGCCTGGTCAACCACCTGCTCGGCATCGGCGACGTCGACCCGCTCCGCCACGACCTGGTCATGGAGCGCTTCCTGGCCGACAGCCGCCCCGGCCTGCCCGACATCGACCTGGACGTGGAGTCGGCGCGGCGGCTGGAGGCGTACCGGGCGCTGTTCGACCGGTACGGCGGCGACAACGTGGCCTGCGTCTCGATGATGGAGACCTACCGGGCGCGCAGCGCGATCCGCGACGTCGGCGGCGCGGTCGGGCTGCCGCCGGCCGAGATCGACGCGATCGCCAAGGCGTTCCCGCACGTGCGGGCCCGGCAGATCAGGGCCGCCCTGCACGACCTGCCGGAGCTGCGGCAGAGCAACCTGGCGCAGGGGCGGCTGGAGGTGCTGTTCCGGATCGCCGAGCGGCTGGACGGGCTGCCCCGGCACATCGCGATGCACCCCTGCGGGGTGCTGCTGTCGAACGCGACGCTGCGCGACCGGACGCCGGTGGAGCGCAGCATGCTCGACTTCCCCATGAGCCAGTTCGACAAGGAGGACGTCGAGGCCATGGGGCTGCTCAAGCTCGACGTCCTCGGCGTCCGGATGCAGTCGGCGATGGCGCACGCGGTGGCGGAGATCGACCGGGCCGAGGGGACGCGGCTCGAACTGGAGGCGCTCCCGCACGACGACACCGCCACCTACGACATGATCTGCTCGTCCCGCACGCTCGGCTGCTTCCAGATCGAGTCGCCCGGGCAGCGCGAGCTGGTGGGCAAGCTCCAGCCGCGCACGCTGGGCGACCTGGTCATCGACATCTCGCTGTTCCGGCCGGGGCCGGTCAACTCCGACATGGTGACGCCGTTCCTGGACGCGCGGCACGGGCGGCGCGAACCCGCCTACCCGCACCCCGACCTGGTGGACGCGCTCGGCGAGAGCCAGGGGGTGGTCGTCTTCCACGAGCAGGTGCTGCGCGTGCTCGACACGATGACCGGCTGCGGCCTGTCCGACGCCGAGGCGGCGCGGCGCGCGCTGGGCGACGAGGCCGGGCAGGCCGAGGTCGGCGCGTGGTTCCGGGAGAGCGCCCTGGCCCGGGGGTACGACGAGGCGACGGTCGCCGCGGTCTGGCGGACCCTCACGGCGTTCGGCGCGTTCGGCTTCTGCAAGGCCCACGCCGCCTCGTTCGCCCTGCCCACCTACCAGTCGGCCTGGCTGAAGAGGCATCACCCGGCGGCGTTCTACGCGGGCGTGCTCACCCACGACCCCGGGATGTACCCCAAGCGGGTGATCCTCGACGACGCGCGGCACTTCGGCGTCCCGATCCTGCCGCTGGACGTCAACCGTTCGGCGGTGTCCTGGCACATCGAGCCGGTGTCCGAGGGCGGCGCCACCGCCGCGCCCGCCCCGCCCGCCGCCCCTGCCCGTCCGTTCGGCCCGGTCGCGGTTCCGGACGGGGGCGCCGGGCGCGGTGACGGCGATGGGCCCGGGGACGTGTTCGGGGACGTTCTGGAGGGGGCGGGCCGGTTCGGGATCCGGGTGGCGCTGAGCGAGGTCCGCGGCATCAGCGAGGCCGAGATGGGCCGGATCGTCGCCGAGCGCCCCTACGCCTCCCTGACCGACTTCTGGCGGCGCGCCCGGGTCTCCCGCCCGATCGCCGAACGGCTCGTGCTGGCCGGTGGCTTCGACGCCCTGTACGGCATCGGCGCCGGGCCCGTCCGGGCCGCCGGGGAGCCGTCGCGGCGCGACCTGCTCTGCCGGGTCGGTGCGCTGGAGCGGTCGCCCGCGCGGCCGGGCGGGGACGTGATCGAGGGGCAGCTGCCGCTCGACGACGGCGACGGCGTCGGCGAGGCCGGGGCCGGGGCCGGGCCCGGGGACGCGCTCCGCGGCGGCACCCGGGCGGGCGCGGCGGCCCTCGAACGGATCCCGGTGGGGGAGCTGCCGCCGATGACGGCGGGCGAGATGGTCGAGGCGGAGCTGATGATCCTCGGCATGGACGTCAGCCGGCACGTGCTGACCTTCTACGACCGGCTGCTGGAGCGGCTCGGCGTCGTCCGCGCCCGCGAGCTGCCCGGCCGGGCGTCGGGTGAGGAACTGCTGGTCGCCGGGGTCAAGGTGGCCACCCAGACCCCGGCGGTACGGTCCGGGCAGCGGGTCATCTTCGCCACCCTCGACGACGCCACCGGCCCGGTCGACCTGGCGTTCTTCGAGTCGGTACAGGACCGCTGCGCCGCCACGGTCTTCGGCTCGTGGCTGCTGGTGGCGCGGGGCAGGCTGCGCCGCCTCGGCGCCCGCGCGGTGTCCCTGACCGCGCTGGACTGCTGGGACCTGCCCGCTCTGGACGAGGCGTGGCGGGACGGCGGCGACGACGCCCTGCGCCGGGCGATGGCGCCGGTGCGCCGGGGCGAGCCGCCGCGCACGGCCGGGCGCCGCCTCATGTACCCCAGCGGTTTCGCGATGTCCCCGTACGCCGACATCGGTCACGCCGGGGAGGCCGTCAAGCGCCCGCCCGCCCGGCTCTGGCACGCCAGCGGAGGCAGCTCCGGCCCCACCCGGCCCGCCTGA
- a CDS encoding DUF397 domain-containing protein, with product MSDWRKSSYSQGEAQGECIEVAGNTNDTTLIRDSKDPHGPHLTFTRTGFTKLVRTIKTGDDAT from the coding sequence ATGAGCGACTGGCGGAAGAGCAGCTACAGCCAGGGCGAGGCTCAGGGCGAATGCATCGAGGTCGCGGGTAACACCAATGACACCACGCTCATCCGCGATTCCAAGGACCCTCACGGACCACACCTCACTTTCACCCGGACTGGTTTCACCAAGCTCGTCCGTACGATTAAGACAGGTGATGACGCTACGTGA
- a CDS encoding DUF6504 family protein, translating to MTRVFGDPVDVRVTGGRPDRFVWRGRLYTVRRVLEHWVTTRDWWREQEPETEVTGEREFWRVEATPEREVGVYELRHDAASGTWTLSRVWD from the coding sequence ATGACGCGTGTGTTCGGCGACCCGGTGGACGTCCGGGTGACCGGCGGGCGCCCTGACCGGTTCGTCTGGAGGGGACGGCTCTACACCGTACGGCGGGTGCTGGAGCACTGGGTCACCACCCGGGACTGGTGGCGGGAGCAGGAGCCCGAGACGGAGGTCACCGGCGAACGGGAGTTCTGGCGGGTCGAGGCCACACCGGAGCGGGAGGTCGGAGTGTACGAGTTGCGGCATGACGCGGCGAGCGGCACCTGGACGCTTTCCCGGGTGTGGGATTGA
- a CDS encoding serine/threonine-protein kinase, which yields MTTHAGEDSGALGPEDPRELGDYRLLARIGRGGMGTVFLGEDASGRRVAVKVINRELASEDSFRERFRREVTAARQVRRFCTAPVLDAELDRDPLYVVTEYIEGPTLQAAVAERGALPGSDLEGLAVGVATALAAIHGAGIVHRDLKPANVLLSSTGPRVIDFGIARALDDADGPTRTGQFVGTPNYLPPELLRGEPVTPASDVFSWGCVVAYAGTGHAPFTGNTVPEIFYRVAHDAPMLDGLDPALRDVVAAALDKDPRNRPSVQELLARLVGHAQPDPARIAETVQSTWHTPEPARTAAMPGAGPTRGDAPPRPATGLPSPPPPPPGHAPPPSGRSGHLSLHPHFSRRTLKLGGAAVAAVVVAVLALVGLFRSSGPPEKVATEFADDFSNTDSGWGGGSAYTGRYGYKDGKYRLETTSVDQTQARRVPRDSAGQMPERMLVAATVTVSQGAPDSRYGLHCRASTGESNINFEYTFLVRNDGKGAVLRKQAGNQGTKELASADSVRGFEEEGSNRLQIACEPQDDGKEVRLRLWVNGKQVIDETDTDRPLNHGWAGLTVERGGNAAQQIVADFDDFDLSKILD from the coding sequence ATGACGACGCACGCAGGTGAGGACTCCGGGGCCCTGGGACCGGAGGATCCACGGGAACTCGGCGACTACCGGCTGCTCGCCCGGATCGGCCGTGGCGGCATGGGAACGGTCTTCCTGGGCGAGGACGCCTCCGGCCGCCGGGTCGCCGTCAAGGTGATCAACCGGGAGCTGGCCAGCGAGGACTCCTTCCGGGAGCGGTTCCGGCGGGAGGTGACCGCCGCCCGGCAGGTGCGCCGTTTCTGCACCGCCCCCGTGCTGGACGCCGAGCTCGACCGCGACCCCCTGTACGTGGTCACCGAGTACATCGAGGGCCCCACCCTCCAGGCGGCGGTCGCCGAACGCGGCGCGCTGCCCGGCTCCGACCTGGAGGGCCTGGCGGTCGGGGTGGCGACGGCGCTGGCGGCCATCCACGGCGCCGGGATCGTCCACCGCGACCTCAAGCCGGCCAACGTGCTGCTGTCGTCCACCGGCCCCCGCGTCATCGACTTCGGCATCGCCCGCGCCCTGGACGACGCCGACGGCCCCACCCGCACCGGCCAGTTCGTCGGCACCCCCAACTACCTGCCGCCGGAACTGCTGCGCGGCGAGCCCGTCACCCCGGCCTCCGACGTGTTCTCCTGGGGCTGCGTGGTCGCCTACGCCGGGACGGGCCATGCCCCGTTCACCGGCAACACCGTCCCGGAGATCTTCTACCGGGTCGCGCACGACGCGCCGATGCTCGACGGCCTCGACCCGGCCCTGCGCGACGTCGTCGCCGCCGCGCTCGACAAGGACCCGCGCAACCGCCCGTCCGTGCAGGAGCTGCTGGCCCGCCTGGTCGGCCACGCCCAGCCCGACCCCGCCCGGATCGCCGAGACCGTCCAGTCGACCTGGCACACCCCCGAGCCCGCGCGGACCGCCGCGATGCCGGGCGCCGGGCCCACCCGCGGCGACGCGCCGCCGCGTCCCGCCACCGGGCTGCCGTCCCCGCCTCCGCCTCCGCCCGGCCACGCCCCGCCCCCCTCCGGCCGATCGGGTCATCTCTCCCTGCACCCCCACTTCTCCAGGCGGACGCTGAAGCTGGGCGGAGCGGCCGTCGCCGCCGTCGTCGTGGCGGTGCTGGCACTGGTCGGCCTGTTCAGGTCGAGCGGCCCGCCCGAGAAGGTGGCCACCGAGTTCGCCGACGACTTCTCCAACACCGACTCCGGCTGGGGCGGCGGTTCCGCCTACACCGGCCGGTACGGCTACAAGGACGGCAAGTACCGCCTGGAGACCACCAGCGTCGACCAGACCCAGGCGCGGCGGGTCCCCCGGGACAGCGCCGGCCAGATGCCCGAGCGCATGCTGGTCGCCGCCACCGTGACGGTCTCGCAGGGCGCCCCCGACAGCCGGTACGGGCTGCACTGCCGCGCCAGCACCGGCGAGAGCAACATCAACTTCGAGTACACCTTCCTGGTCCGCAACGACGGCAAGGGCGCGGTGCTGCGCAAGCAGGCCGGCAACCAGGGCACCAAGGAACTCGCCAGCGCCGACTCCGTCCGCGGGTTCGAGGAGGAGGGCTCCAACCGCCTCCAGATCGCGTGCGAGCCGCAGGACGACGGCAAGGAGGTCCGGCTGCGGCTATGGGTGAACGGCAAGCAGGTCATCGACGAGACCGACACCGACCGGCCGCTGAACCACGGCTGGGCCGGGCTGACCGTCGAGCGCGGCGGCAACGCGGCCCAGCAGATCGTGGCCGACTTCGACGACTTCGACCTGTCGAAGATCCTCGATTAG
- a CDS encoding serine/threonine-protein kinase, with protein sequence MPSPLRDTDPRELGDYRIVGRLGRGGMGTVFLGEDAAGRRAAVKVINTELAEEDAFRARFRREVTAARSVRRFCTAAVLDARLDGDPLYVATEYVDGPTLDERVNGHGPLDGGSLESLAVGMATALVAIHDAGLVHRDLKPSNVLLSPTGPRVIDFGIARALDAVDGPTRTGQFVGTPAYIAPEILRGREVTQAADVFAWGCVIAFAGTGSPPFAAATVPAIMQRVLAGEPALDGLDPSLRDLVVATLDKDPARRPTAHDLLARLTGRSPVPPAAPAPMTVPVPAATRQDSVPEPTQVARPPRRRRKPLLAVGAGAGVLVLALAVTMYVLTAGGGPPENTRSVFGDDFSDQESGWGGGIYLSGTMLGYGYKPDGTYGLDASGTKPSDLRMAPTKKDEMPAAILVSVSVTVSQGPPQGMYGLICREQYGDQGASGYRFLLRHDGQGAQIRRATKDRGSKVLLRTGKVNGFKPQGANRVQIACEPDGAKVRLRLWMNGELAAETTDADRPLGKGNVGIITVQESGSGETRAAYDDFDLAEIRG encoded by the coding sequence ATGCCCAGCCCACTGCGAGACACCGATCCCCGCGAGCTCGGCGACTACCGGATCGTCGGCCGGCTCGGGCGGGGCGGCATGGGCACCGTCTTCCTGGGCGAGGACGCCGCCGGACGCCGTGCCGCGGTCAAAGTCATCAACACCGAGCTGGCCGAGGAGGATGCGTTCCGCGCCCGGTTCCGCCGCGAGGTGACCGCCGCCCGCAGCGTCCGCCGCTTCTGCACGGCCGCCGTCCTGGACGCCCGGCTGGACGGCGACCCGCTGTACGTCGCCACCGAGTACGTCGACGGCCCCACCCTCGACGAGCGCGTGAACGGGCACGGCCCCCTGGACGGCGGCTCCCTGGAGAGCCTGGCCGTGGGCATGGCCACCGCGCTGGTCGCCATCCACGACGCCGGGCTCGTCCACCGCGACCTCAAGCCGTCCAACGTGCTGCTCTCCCCGACCGGGCCGCGCGTCATCGACTTCGGCATCGCCCGCGCCCTGGACGCCGTCGACGGCCCCACCCGCACCGGCCAGTTCGTGGGGACCCCCGCCTACATCGCCCCCGAGATCCTGCGCGGCAGGGAGGTCACCCAGGCCGCCGACGTCTTCGCCTGGGGCTGCGTCATCGCGTTCGCCGGAACCGGCAGCCCCCCGTTCGCCGCCGCCACCGTCCCCGCGATCATGCAGCGGGTGCTGGCCGGAGAACCCGCCCTCGACGGCCTCGATCCCAGCCTGCGCGACCTCGTGGTCGCCACCCTGGACAAGGACCCCGCCCGCCGTCCCACCGCCCACGACCTGCTGGCCCGCCTGACCGGCCGCTCCCCCGTCCCGCCGGCCGCTCCCGCTCCGATGACCGTTCCCGTTCCCGCGGCCACCCGGCAGGACTCCGTCCCCGAGCCCACCCAAGTCGCCCGCCCGCCCCGTAGGCGCAGGAAGCCGCTGCTCGCGGTCGGCGCGGGCGCCGGGGTCCTCGTCCTGGCCCTCGCGGTGACGATGTACGTCCTCACCGCTGGGGGCGGCCCCCCGGAGAACACCCGCAGCGTCTTCGGGGACGACTTCTCCGACCAGGAATCGGGCTGGGGTGGCGGCATCTACCTGAGCGGAACGATGCTCGGGTACGGCTACAAGCCGGACGGGACCTACGGACTCGACGCCAGCGGAACCAAACCGAGCGACCTCAGAATGGCCCCCACCAAGAAGGACGAGATGCCCGCGGCGATCCTCGTCTCCGTGTCCGTGACGGTCTCCCAGGGACCGCCCCAGGGGATGTACGGGCTGATCTGCAGGGAGCAGTACGGTGACCAGGGCGCCAGCGGCTACCGCTTCCTCCTCCGCCACGACGGCCAGGGCGCCCAGATCCGCCGGGCCACCAAGGACCGAGGCTCCAAGGTCCTGCTCCGTACGGGCAAGGTGAACGGCTTCAAGCCCCAGGGCGCCAACCGCGTCCAGATCGCCTGCGAGCCCGACGGCGCCAAGGTGCGGCTGCGCCTCTGGATGAACGGCGAGCTCGCGGCCGAGACGACCGACGCCGACCGCCCGCTCGGCAAGGGCAACGTCGGCATCATCACCGTGCAGGAAAGCGGCTCAGGGGAGACACGAGCCGCGTACGACGACTTCGACCTGGCCGAGATCCGAGGCTGA
- a CDS encoding ATP-binding protein, which produces MNQGQSPAGPAPSGLYVERAVLATPSSNGVLRDLACAHLEKWGLGGLADDAVLVVSELVTNAIEAAPGTLIGFRLMLWPTMLVIEVHDTSTERVVCGEVEALAESGRGMWIVEHIARHWGQRLEGDGTKTVYALLDLP; this is translated from the coding sequence ATGAATCAAGGGCAGTCACCGGCCGGCCCCGCGCCCTCCGGCCTTTATGTGGAACGGGCCGTTCTCGCCACGCCCTCGTCGAACGGGGTGTTGCGGGATCTGGCCTGTGCCCATCTGGAGAAGTGGGGGCTGGGCGGGCTGGCCGACGACGCTGTGCTGGTGGTTTCCGAACTGGTCACGAACGCGATCGAGGCCGCACCGGGCACGCTGATCGGATTCCGCCTGATGCTGTGGCCGACGATGCTGGTCATCGAGGTGCATGACACGAGTACGGAACGGGTCGTGTGCGGGGAGGTCGAGGCGCTGGCCGAATCCGGACGCGGGATGTGGATCGTGGAGCACATCGCCCGGCACTGGGGGCAACGCCTGGAGGGGGACGGGACCAAGACCGTCTACGCGCTCCTCGATTTGCCCTAG
- a CDS encoding DUF397 domain-containing protein has protein sequence MSQWRKSTHSQGGGHGECVEVAPITPGTTLIRDSRDPSGPRLRLTRSEFTKFISKLKARDQPAL, from the coding sequence GTGAGCCAGTGGAGGAAGAGCACTCACAGCCAGGGCGGCGGCCATGGCGAGTGTGTCGAGGTCGCTCCCATTACGCCAGGCACTACCCTCATCCGCGACTCCAGAGACCCCAGTGGTCCTCGCTTGCGCCTTACGCGGAGTGAGTTCACCAAGTTCATCAGCAAGCTCAAGGCGAGGGACCAGCCTGCACTGTGA
- a CDS encoding helix-turn-helix domain-containing protein produces MRPCTHIDPRESLRAQFAYTLRTLRTLKELSQEQLAKELFLSRESITAYETQRNFPDLDTCKQFDDFFGTGELFQGQWTHAQREHVRAWFESYVPHEKEATQIRTFEPLYIPGLLQTEDYIRANGLPGPQAEERIMKRLARRENLTRHEAPFLFAVLDEAVLRRPVGGAAVMREQLQHLLEMSTLPHVFIQVVREQAGWYSGLNGALTFITKPGNNTIGYVEAQFGGRLIEDTDEVSRLGVRFDQIRARALSEDGTRSLIQKTMETMRDGSVAEE; encoded by the coding sequence ATGCGCCCATGTACCCATATAGACCCCCGCGAGAGCCTGCGCGCCCAGTTCGCCTACACCCTCCGTACGCTGCGCACACTCAAGGAACTCAGTCAGGAACAACTCGCCAAGGAGCTGTTCCTCTCAAGGGAGAGCATCACCGCGTACGAGACCCAGCGGAACTTCCCTGACCTGGACACATGCAAGCAGTTCGACGACTTCTTCGGCACGGGCGAGCTCTTCCAAGGCCAGTGGACCCACGCCCAACGCGAACACGTCAGGGCCTGGTTCGAGTCGTATGTTCCCCATGAGAAGGAGGCAACTCAAATCCGAACCTTTGAACCACTCTATATACCTGGACTACTTCAGACAGAGGACTACATCAGAGCCAACGGACTGCCCGGCCCCCAGGCGGAGGAACGGATAATGAAACGGCTGGCACGACGAGAGAACCTCACACGCCATGAGGCTCCCTTCCTCTTCGCGGTACTGGATGAGGCGGTCCTCCGTCGTCCAGTAGGGGGCGCCGCGGTGATGAGAGAACAACTCCAGCACCTCCTAGAAATGAGCACACTTCCTCACGTGTTCATCCAGGTCGTAAGAGAGCAGGCCGGCTGGTACTCGGGGCTCAACGGAGCCCTCACCTTCATCACGAAGCCCGGGAACAACACGATCGGCTACGTAGAGGCCCAGTTCGGCGGGAGACTGATCGAGGACACAGACGAAGTCAGCAGGCTCGGGGTACGGTTTGATCAGATCAGGGCACGCGCGTTGTCCGAAGATGGCACCCGATCATTGATCCAGAAGACGATGGAGACGATGCGTGATGGTTCAGTGGCGGAAGAGTAG
- a CDS encoding DUF397 domain-containing protein gives MCIEISTNAIDTALIRDSKNPQGPRLALTRSEFTDLIQAIKADGDTT, from the coding sequence ATGTGCATCGAGATCTCGACTAACGCCATAGACACCGCCCTCATACGTGACTCCAAGAACCCTCAAGGACCACGGCTCGCGCTCACCCGAAGCGAGTTCACCGACCTCATCCAGGCGATCAAAGCCGATGGTGACACTACATGA
- a CDS encoding TetR family transcriptional regulator, which yields MSAAAPAGRDLPHAPERGRRERKKHRTRMALLDAALDLFLEQGYDATTIDEIVAAVPVSQRTFFRYFATKEDLVTGFKAEHDQIMREALAARPDGERPFVALAAALGAVLRAIAEDDPDGAARFRKVRRVIEANPALMPAQIARMAATERALAALIARRQGVDPDTDVRPRLIVALHTAATRVAFEDCARNDVWDPVLIAARVEETLALARDSLPEWV from the coding sequence ATGTCCGCAGCCGCACCCGCCGGCCGCGATCTCCCCCACGCCCCCGAACGCGGGCGGCGCGAACGCAAGAAGCACCGCACCCGGATGGCGCTGCTGGACGCGGCCCTCGACCTCTTCCTTGAGCAGGGCTACGACGCCACCACGATCGACGAGATCGTGGCCGCGGTGCCCGTGTCCCAGCGCACCTTCTTCCGGTACTTCGCCACCAAGGAGGACCTGGTCACCGGGTTCAAGGCCGAGCACGACCAGATCATGCGGGAGGCCCTGGCCGCCCGCCCGGACGGCGAGCGGCCCTTCGTCGCGCTCGCCGCGGCGCTGGGCGCCGTCCTGCGCGCCATCGCCGAGGACGATCCGGACGGCGCCGCCCGGTTCCGCAAGGTCCGCCGGGTGATCGAGGCGAACCCGGCGCTGATGCCCGCGCAGATCGCCCGGATGGCGGCGACCGAGCGCGCGCTCGCCGCCCTCATCGCCCGGCGGCAGGGCGTCGATCCGGACACCGACGTCCGGCCCCGCCTCATCGTCGCGCTGCACACCGCCGCGACCCGGGTCGCCTTCGAGGATTGCGCCCGGAACGACGTCTGGGACCCCGTACTGATCGCGGCCCGGGTCGAGGAGACCCTGGCGCTGGCCCGCGACAGCCTTCCCGAGTGGGTCTGA
- a CDS encoding alpha/beta hydrolase has protein sequence MDVTTDVLGPGYEAIELPLGHDFEGEVVATLVRRRGTDPSRRAVLYVHGFVDYFFQKHLADFYVERGFDFYALDLRKYGRSLRPHQTPNFVRSLTDYFPEIDEAVRIVREEDGHEVLLLNGHSTGGLVAALWADRVRGKGLVDGIFLNSPFLDINEPLVMRKLGAGLARTLSRRFPAAKLPAGVSELYPRSLHRDHDGEWEFDLEWKPLLGFPVRAGWLAAVRRGQLRLHAGLDIDVPVLVMSSDRSVRPKPGVADLTSADAVLDVEHMARWAPRLGRHVTLVRIQGGLHDLVLSAEPAREQVFTELERWMAGYLPAPPA, from the coding sequence ATGGACGTGACGACCGACGTGCTCGGGCCGGGGTACGAGGCGATCGAGCTGCCGCTGGGGCACGACTTCGAGGGCGAGGTCGTGGCGACGCTCGTCCGGCGGCGCGGGACCGACCCCAGCCGGCGCGCGGTGCTGTACGTGCACGGGTTCGTCGACTACTTCTTCCAGAAGCACCTGGCCGACTTCTATGTGGAGCGGGGGTTCGACTTCTACGCGCTCGACCTCCGCAAGTACGGGCGGTCGCTGCGCCCGCACCAGACGCCGAACTTCGTGCGCAGCCTCACCGACTACTTCCCGGAGATCGATGAGGCGGTACGGATCGTCCGGGAGGAGGACGGCCACGAGGTGCTGCTGCTCAACGGCCACTCCACCGGCGGCCTGGTGGCGGCGCTGTGGGCGGACCGCGTCAGGGGGAAGGGCCTGGTGGACGGGATCTTCCTCAACAGCCCGTTCCTGGACATCAACGAGCCGCTGGTGATGCGCAAGCTGGGCGCCGGGCTGGCCAGGACGCTGAGCAGGCGGTTCCCGGCGGCGAAGCTGCCCGCCGGGGTGTCGGAGCTCTACCCGCGCAGCCTGCACCGCGACCACGACGGCGAATGGGAGTTCGACCTGGAGTGGAAGCCGCTGCTCGGCTTCCCGGTGCGGGCCGGGTGGCTGGCCGCCGTACGGCGCGGGCAGCTGCGCCTGCACGCCGGGCTGGACATCGACGTGCCCGTGCTGGTGATGTCGTCGGACCGCAGCGTCCGGCCCAAGCCGGGGGTGGCCGACCTGACCAGTGCCGACGCCGTCCTGGACGTGGAGCACATGGCCCGCTGGGCGCCCCGGCTCGGCCGCCATGTCACGCTGGTGCGGATCCAGGGCGGGCTGCACGACCTGGTGCTGTCGGCCGAGCCGGCCAGGGAGCAGGTGTTCACCGAGCTGGAGCGCTGGATGGCCGGCTACCTGCCGGCCCCGCCCGCCTAA